In one Pseudomonas fitomaticsae genomic region, the following are encoded:
- a CDS encoding ABC transporter permease, which translates to MKTASSAGKSSGNFYGLGTYLGLAGALLAMIALFSVMSSHFLSYNTFSTLANQIPDLMVLAVGMTFVLIIGGIDLSVGSVLALAASTVSVAILGWGWSVLPAALLGMAVAALAGTVTGSITVAWRIPSFIVSLGVLEMARGLAYQMTGSRTAYIGDSFAWLSNPIAFGISPSFIIALLVIFIAQAVLTRTVFGRYLIGIGTNEEAVRLAGINPKPYKILVFSLMGLLAGIAALFQISRLEAADPNAGSGLELQVIAAVVIGGTSLMGGRGSVISTFFGVLIISVLAAGLAQIGATEPTKRIITGAVIVIAVVLDTYRSQRASRRG; encoded by the coding sequence ATGAAAACTGCATCTTCCGCCGGCAAATCCAGTGGCAATTTCTACGGCCTCGGCACTTATCTGGGCCTGGCTGGCGCGTTGCTGGCAATGATTGCGCTGTTCTCGGTCATGAGCAGCCACTTCCTGTCGTATAACACCTTCAGCACCCTGGCCAACCAGATTCCCGACCTGATGGTTCTGGCGGTGGGCATGACGTTCGTCCTGATCATCGGCGGGATCGACCTGTCGGTAGGCTCGGTGCTGGCACTCGCAGCATCCACTGTCAGCGTGGCGATTCTTGGCTGGGGCTGGAGCGTATTGCCGGCTGCCTTGCTGGGTATGGCCGTTGCGGCGTTGGCCGGCACGGTCACCGGCTCGATTACCGTAGCGTGGCGAATTCCGTCGTTCATCGTGTCCCTGGGTGTGCTGGAGATGGCCCGTGGCCTGGCCTATCAGATGACTGGTTCGCGCACGGCCTACATCGGTGATTCCTTCGCCTGGCTGTCGAACCCGATCGCCTTCGGTATTTCGCCGTCGTTCATCATTGCCTTGCTGGTCATCTTCATTGCCCAGGCCGTTCTGACCCGTACCGTGTTCGGTCGCTACCTGATCGGCATTGGCACCAACGAAGAGGCCGTGCGTCTGGCGGGGATCAATCCAAAACCCTACAAGATCCTGGTGTTCAGCCTGATGGGCTTGCTCGCGGGCATTGCGGCGCTGTTCCAGATTTCCCGGCTGGAAGCGGCCGACCCGAACGCCGGTTCCGGCCTTGAGTTGCAAGTCATCGCTGCCGTGGTGATCGGCGGCACCAGTCTGATGGGCGGACGTGGTTCGGTGATCAGTACCTTTTTCGGCGTGTTGATCATCTCCGTGCTGGCGGCCGGTCTGGCGCAGATTGGCGCGACCGAGCCGACCAAGCGCATCATCACCGGTGCGGTGATCGTGATCGCCGTGGTGCTCGACACCTATCGTAGTCAACGCGCAAGCCGACGGGGCTGA
- a CDS encoding LacI family DNA-binding transcriptional regulator, which translates to MATIKDVAALAGISYTTVSHVVNKTRPVSEEVRLKVEAAIKSLDYVPSAVARSLKAKTTATIGLLVPNSLNPYFAELARGIEDYCERNGYCVILCNSDDNPDKQRSYLRVLLEKRIDGLIVASAGGDSGLAQGLAGVKTPMVIVDRGLEGVDADLVRIDHEYGAYLATRHLLELGHRDIATISGPASTSVAQMRQAGFSRALKEAGVEVSPSRMLESDFTSTGGYNAASVLLERNPPSAIFAGNDMIGIGVLRAAAERNVRVPAELSVIGFDDIQMSRYVYPALTTVGQSILQLGEMAAEVLLRRIATPDLATDQRIVTPSIVLRESTAPLSGVFTEYR; encoded by the coding sequence ATGGCAACGATCAAGGATGTGGCGGCACTTGCAGGAATTTCCTACACGACCGTGTCCCACGTAGTAAACAAGACACGACCGGTGAGCGAAGAGGTGCGGCTCAAGGTCGAGGCGGCGATCAAGAGTCTCGACTATGTGCCGAGCGCCGTGGCCCGTTCGCTGAAAGCGAAAACCACCGCCACCATCGGTTTGCTGGTGCCCAACAGTCTCAACCCGTACTTCGCCGAACTGGCGCGCGGGATCGAGGACTACTGCGAGCGTAACGGCTACTGCGTGATTCTCTGCAACTCCGACGACAACCCGGACAAGCAGCGCAGTTACTTGCGGGTCCTGCTGGAAAAACGCATCGACGGTTTGATCGTCGCCTCGGCGGGTGGCGACAGCGGTCTGGCGCAAGGGCTGGCGGGCGTGAAGACGCCGATGGTGATCGTCGACCGTGGACTCGAAGGCGTGGACGCCGACCTGGTTCGCATCGACCACGAATATGGCGCGTACCTCGCGACGCGGCATCTGCTTGAGCTCGGTCATCGCGATATCGCCACGATCAGTGGTCCGGCCAGCACCAGTGTCGCGCAAATGCGTCAGGCCGGTTTTAGTCGTGCGCTCAAAGAGGCGGGTGTTGAAGTGTCCCCGTCGCGCATGCTGGAAAGCGACTTCACCAGCACCGGCGGTTACAACGCGGCTTCCGTCCTGCTTGAGCGCAACCCGCCGAGCGCAATTTTTGCCGGTAACGACATGATCGGCATTGGTGTGTTGCGAGCGGCGGCGGAACGTAACGTGCGCGTGCCCGCCGAACTGTCGGTGATCGGCTTCGACGACATCCAGATGAGTCGCTACGTGTATCCGGCGCTGACGACCGTGGGCCAGTCGATCCTGCAACTGGGTGAAATGGCCGCGGAAGTCTTGCTGCGAAGAATTGCCACTCCGGATCTGGCGACGGATCAGCGGATCGTGACCCCGAGTATTGTCCTGCGCGAATCGACTGCACCGCTGTCCGGCGTGTTCACCGAATACCGCTGA
- the rbsK gene encoding ribokinase: MPANVVVIGSLNMDLVTRAPRLPRGGETLIGHSFATVSGGKGANQAVAAARLGAQVSMVGCVGNDDYGVQLRDALLAEQIDCQAVSSVEDSSGVALIVVDDNSQNAIVIVAGANGSMTPAVIDRFDAVLQAADVIICQLEIPDATVGHALKRGRELGKTVILNPAPASRPLPADWFAAIDYLIPNESEAAALSGLPVDSLETAKKAAAHLISLGAGKVIITLGAQGSLFANGTGYQHFPAPKVKAVDTTAAGDTFVGGFAAALAAGKTEAEAIRFGQVAAALSVTRAGAQPSIPTTSDVQAFKPA; the protein is encoded by the coding sequence ATGCCCGCAAATGTAGTGGTAATAGGCAGCCTGAACATGGACCTGGTCACCCGGGCGCCGCGATTGCCCCGGGGCGGTGAGACGCTGATCGGCCATTCCTTCGCAACCGTGTCCGGTGGCAAGGGCGCCAATCAGGCGGTGGCCGCTGCGCGACTGGGTGCGCAAGTGTCGATGGTCGGCTGTGTCGGCAACGATGACTACGGCGTGCAATTGCGCGATGCGTTGCTGGCCGAGCAGATCGATTGTCAGGCGGTCAGCTCGGTGGAGGATTCCAGTGGTGTGGCGCTGATCGTGGTCGATGACAACAGTCAGAACGCGATTGTTATCGTGGCCGGTGCCAATGGTTCGATGACCCCGGCGGTCATCGACCGGTTCGACGCCGTGCTGCAAGCGGCCGACGTGATCATCTGCCAATTGGAAATCCCTGACGCCACGGTAGGCCATGCGCTGAAACGCGGACGTGAGCTGGGCAAGACGGTCATCCTCAACCCGGCGCCGGCCAGTCGCCCGCTGCCGGCGGACTGGTTTGCGGCCATCGATTACCTGATTCCCAACGAGAGCGAGGCTGCCGCCCTCAGCGGTTTGCCGGTGGACTCGCTGGAGACCGCTAAAAAAGCCGCTGCGCACCTGATTTCACTGGGCGCCGGCAAGGTCATCATCACGCTGGGGGCTCAAGGCTCATTGTTCGCCAACGGCACGGGTTACCAGCATTTTCCTGCCCCCAAAGTGAAGGCTGTCGATACCACTGCCGCCGGGGATACCTTTGTCGGCGGATTCGCGGCGGCACTGGCGGCCGGCAAAACCGAGGCCGAAGCCATTCGTTTCGGGCAGGTCGCTGCGGCCCTGTCGGTTACCCGGGCAGGTGCCCAGCCGTCCATTCCCACCACCTCCGACGTACAGGCATTCAAACCCGCATGA
- the rbsD gene encoding D-ribose pyranase: MKKTPLLNVALSRLIASLGHGDMVVIGDAGLPVPPGVELIDLALTHGVPDFVSTLKVVLSEMQVESHALAKEIFDKQPTALSTLDELNDEGSLGRRDLLSHEQFKVLSRQARAIVRTGECQPYCNIVLVSGVTF, encoded by the coding sequence ATGAAAAAGACTCCTTTGCTCAATGTCGCCCTGTCGCGGCTGATTGCTTCTCTCGGCCACGGCGACATGGTCGTGATCGGCGATGCCGGCCTGCCGGTGCCGCCGGGTGTAGAACTGATCGACTTGGCGCTGACGCACGGCGTGCCGGATTTCGTCAGCACCCTGAAAGTCGTGCTCAGCGAGATGCAGGTGGAAAGCCATGCGTTGGCCAAGGAGATTTTCGACAAGCAACCGACCGCGCTGTCCACGCTGGACGAGCTGAATGACGAAGGCTCGCTGGGGCGGCGTGACCTGCTCAGTCATGAGCAATTCAAAGTACTCAGCCGACAGGCACGAGCGATTGTTCGTACGGGCGAATGCCAGCCGTACTGCAATATCGTGCTGGTGTCTGGAGTTACGTTCTAA
- a CDS encoding nucleoside hydrolase has protein sequence MHRYAQKMHQLIRSLLLLSVITATGAQAAEKIDLIIDTDPGADDVVALLFALASPEELNIRALTTVAGNVRLDKTSRNARLAREWAGREEIPVYAGAPKPLMRTPIYAENIHGKEGLSGVTVHEPKKGLAEGNAVNYLIDTLKKAKPHSITIAMLGPQTNLALALIQEPEIVQGIKEVVIMGGAHFNGGNITPVAEFNLYADPQAAEVVLKSGVKLTYLPLDVTHKILTSDARLKQIAALNNNASKIVGDILNEYIKGDMEHYGIPGGPVHDATVVAYLLKPELFTGRSVNVVVDSREGPTFGQTIVDWYDGLKAPKNAFWVENGDAQGFFDLLTERLKRLK, from the coding sequence ATGCACCGCTATGCTCAAAAAATGCATCAATTGATTCGGAGTCTGCTGCTTTTGTCCGTGATAACTGCGACCGGCGCCCAGGCGGCGGAAAAGATCGACCTGATCATCGACACCGATCCGGGCGCCGACGACGTGGTCGCCCTGTTGTTTGCCTTGGCCTCCCCGGAGGAGCTGAACATTCGCGCCTTGACCACCGTCGCCGGCAACGTGCGTCTGGACAAGACTTCGCGTAATGCCCGGTTGGCCCGTGAGTGGGCAGGGCGGGAAGAGATTCCGGTGTACGCCGGCGCGCCGAAACCGCTGATGCGTACGCCGATCTACGCCGAAAACATCCATGGCAAGGAAGGCCTGTCGGGTGTCACGGTGCATGAGCCGAAAAAAGGCCTGGCTGAAGGCAATGCGGTCAATTACCTGATCGATACCCTGAAGAAAGCCAAGCCGCACAGCATCACCATCGCGATGCTCGGCCCGCAGACCAACCTGGCCCTGGCGCTGATCCAGGAGCCGGAGATCGTTCAGGGGATCAAGGAAGTGGTGATCATGGGGGGCGCCCACTTCAATGGCGGCAATATCACGCCAGTGGCCGAGTTCAACCTGTACGCCGACCCGCAAGCAGCGGAAGTGGTGCTCAAAAGTGGCGTGAAACTGACTTACCTGCCGCTGGACGTGACCCACAAGATCCTGACCAGCGATGCGCGCCTGAAGCAGATCGCGGCGCTGAACAACAATGCGAGCAAGATTGTCGGCGACATCCTCAACGAGTACATCAAAGGGGATATGGAGCACTACGGCATTCCGGGTGGCCCGGTGCATGACGCCACCGTCGTGGCTTATCTGCTCAAGCCTGAACTGTTCACGGGTCGGTCGGTGAATGTGGTGGTCGACAGCCGTGAAGGCCCGACCTTCGGCCAGACCATTGTCGACTGGTATGACGGCCTGAAGGCACCGAAGAATGCCTTCTGGGTAGAAAACGGCGATGCCCAGGGCTTCTTCGATCTGCTTACCGAGCGACTGAAACGTCTGAAGTAA
- a CDS encoding I78 family peptidase inhibitor, with the protein MPWKFASLGALMAVALLAGCTTTSSESQKDPVATEAGHGRCEASAAEFALGKKASPELLEQARKKAGAQNARFLKPNDMITLEYRSDRLNLNTDQNLVVTRVNCG; encoded by the coding sequence ATGCCTTGGAAGTTCGCGTCACTGGGTGCACTGATGGCCGTTGCTCTGTTGGCTGGTTGCACTACGACCTCCAGCGAGTCGCAGAAGGATCCCGTGGCGACTGAGGCCGGACATGGTCGTTGTGAGGCGTCAGCTGCGGAGTTCGCTCTCGGCAAGAAAGCTTCGCCGGAGCTGTTGGAGCAAGCACGCAAGAAAGCCGGTGCGCAGAACGCCCGGTTCCTCAAGCCGAATGACATGATTACTTTGGAGTACCGTTCCGATCGCCTCAACCTGAATACCGATCAGAACCTGGTGGTCACTCGCGTCAACTGCGGCTGA
- a CDS encoding cold-shock protein — MSNRQTGTVKWFNDEKGFGFITPQGGGDDLFVHFKAIETDGFKSLKEGQTVSFVAEKGQKGMQAAQVRPE; from the coding sequence ATGTCTAATCGCCAAACCGGCACCGTTAAATGGTTCAACGATGAAAAAGGCTTCGGCTTCATCACTCCTCAAGGTGGCGGTGACGACCTGTTCGTACACTTCAAAGCTATCGAAACTGACGGTTTCAAAAGCCTGAAAGAAGGCCAGACCGTTTCCTTCGTGGCTGAGAAAGGCCAAAAGGGTATGCAAGCTGCACAAGTTCGCCCAGAGTAA